A DNA window from Fusarium fujikuroi IMI 58289 draft genome, chromosome FFUJ_chr11 contains the following coding sequences:
- a CDS encoding related to triacylglycerol lipase 2 has protein sequence MTLPFSKWEKLKLALRLSYAAPLTLTYILRSILITRRRGLPSRLFIVCAVLKVALGFSPRQLQYLSLPTHETYKKWIQQQIKEAKKLEQKHVARLVYDREGLEDGKSSLLWIGNRKQAKKVVLFFHGGGYAASITTGHLDWCWRAFVFAGIEKGVEVAVAVLEYTLIPEARYPVQLRQAASGLAHLLQKGIPPQDIIIGGDSAGGQLTAQLLCHLLQPQPTIPEITLVKPLAGAFLVSPWVAQSTGDASYRENSAIDMLPVHGIVAFTKELLGPEAEPAISAFPLDRDKSSLAGMTSVLSRMYVTAGAHEIFRDQVVAFKDRVQLLNPDLKLQFQYYKNCAHDFIVIEKEDGECTQDMKQWMVDLLDTE, from the exons ATGACTCTTCCATTCTCAAAGTgggagaagctcaagctagCTCTGCGTCTATCATATGCCG CTCCCCTCACTCTCACTTATATATTACGATCTATCCTTATTACAAGGCGCAGAGGTCTCCCATCACGCTTATTCATCGTTTGCGCCGTTCTAAAAGTAGCTCTCGGGTTCTCGCCTCGGCAGCTTCAATACTTGTCTTTACCAACTCACGAGACATACAAAAAATGGATACAACAGCAAATTAAGGAAGCGAAGAAGCTCGAACAGAAACACGTCGCAAGACTTGTATATGATCGAGAGGGTCTGGAGGATGGGAAGTCGTCGCTGCTTTGGATAGGCAATCGGAAGCAGGCAAAGAAGGTTGTCCTGTTCTTTCATGGCGGTGGCTATGCGGCCTCAATAACAACGGGACATTTGGACTGGTGCTGGCGAGCATTTGTCTTTGCAGGAATTGAAAAGGGTGTTGAGGTCGCAGTGGCTGTTCTTGAGTACACCTTGATTCCTGAAGCGAGATACCCAGTGCAACTTCGTCAAGCAGCCAGCGGACTGGCTCATCTTCTACAAAAGGGTATTCCACCTCAGGACATTATAATTGGAGGAGATTCTGCCGGCGGACAACTGACAGCCCAGTTACTCTGTCACCTCCTTCAGCCCCAACCAACAATCCCGGAGATCACACTAGTCAAACCTCTCGCTGGTGCGTTTCTGGTTTCTCCATGGGTAGCACAGTCCACCGGCGATGCTTCATACAGAGAGAATTCAGCAATCGATATGCTTCCAGTACATGGTATCGTAGCATTTACTAAGGAACTGCTAGGACCTGAAGCCGAACCCGCCATCTCAGCATTTCCACTGGACAGGGATAAGTCCAGTCTGGCCGGAATGACATCTGTCTTAAGCCGGATGTACGTCACTGCTGGAGCACATGAGATCTTTCGAGACCAGGTGGTTGCTTTCAAGGATAGAGTACAGCTTTTGAACCCCGACCTCAAGTTGCAGTTTCAGTACTATAAGAATTGTGCGCATGACTTTATAGTAATcgagaaagaagatggagagtgTACTCAGGATATGAAGCAGTGGATGGTTGATTTACTGGATACGGAGTAG
- a CDS encoding related to ACB 4-hydroxyacetophenone monooxygenase has translation MTSTKYSPSGYSQFACIGAGFSGIALGATLKRWYGITDVRFFERHSDLGGTWYANKYPGAACDVPSILYSYSFEPNPNWSRVLPSQEELWNYQKYVADKYDLPSKMTFGVEVQKCQWIEEKKRWVLDIRDCKTGVVFQHECRFLFAGSGILVTPREIDIPGSENFKGSIFHTSQWRRDVDVSGKNVVVIGNGCTAAQIVPSIVDKTKHLTQIVRAKHWMLPPIDGVYTDYMKSIFRYLPGTMMIQRLLIFLFAEIELKAVPMTTSAAQFRQKRRAYAEKFMRDTAPAKYHDLLIPDFEIGCKRRIYDSGYLACLHSKNLTLTNERALKIVENGVETDRGFIEADVIVLANGFSTNTFLEGVEVVGRDKTLTQHWESFGGAEAYNCSAMSGFPNFFMLLGPNATTGHTSAIMAIENSVNFALRILKPVLGSPNGVVELDRDAEERYVNRIQDDLSKTVWNSGCQSWYIQPHSENSRVWNAMVYPYSQGYLWYRSLFPVWRDWKITGRTSKWKSVLRFLLKTLLVLAGGIRLLRLLPHQDQYAPINCQLFHCTLESSGGIRPYEALSYVWGSDHKPESISLDGCRLPIGESLFAALLHLRDRSIERILWIDAICINQEDTKEKGHQVQSMAKIYATATRVIVWLGNATPDINQSLEVIRNAGFTAKQPKITKLNENAILVIVKAPWFQRIWVLQEAAAARHIVVKCGQAEIDGYAFFAGLGVLELPHKDYTGLRPLALTVAYLAKGAAFRSRCATSQTGRFCLDICPLAQLVDMFHARQASDRRDKIYALLGMASDDPGSSGLLVDYDISWAKLFSQLINFILKGVSVETWDGYPIAVIRSKGCVLGLVSSVNTDIVRADKQRLEITWNSPSESEWKLSYWTLEVSAEPVKEGDVVCLLQGAMLPTIIRMHHDYWNIIVIAAAFPEYLQAPMSDKEPEIPRLSATLPHDFLLVWDWDMSLDESWRRSEYEDLMGHLAPKATKAGLQTDCEKIARLWNSGVAMRVIKRLRGEENIQKALIDLEMGVIWRNCNEY, from the exons ATGACGTCAACGAAATATTCACCATCTGGCTACAGCCAATTTGCTTGCATTGGTGCTGGATTCTCAGGCATTGCCCTCGGAGCCACCCTTAAGCGATGGTACGGTATTACCGACGTTCGTTTCTTCGAACGGCATAGTGACCTCGGTGGAACATGGTACGCGAATAAATATCCCG GCGCTGCTTGTGATGTACCAAGTATCCTCTACAGCTACTCTTTCGAGCCCAATCCCAATTGGTCTCGGGTTCTACCCTCACAAGAGGAGCTTTGGAACTACCAGAAATATGTCGCTGATAAGTATGATCTACCGTCAAAGATGACATTTGGTGTCGAGGTCCAAAAATGCCAATGgattgaagaaaagaagagatggGTGCTAGATATTCGTGATTGCAAAACTGGTGTCGTCTTCCAACACGAATGCAGGTTCCTGTTTGCGGGCTCTGGTATACTGGTCACACCTCGAGAGATTGACATTCCCGGCTCTGAAAACTTCAAAGGATCCATCTTTCACACGTCGCAGTGGAGGAGAGACGTTGACGTCAGTGGGAAGAACGTCGTGGTCATCGGAAATGGGTGTACAGCTGCCCAAATCGTCCCCTCGATCGTCGATAAGACAAAGCATCTGACCCAGATAGTCCGTGCCAAGCACTGGATGCTTCCGCCCATCGATGGCGTGTATACCGACTATATGAAGTCCATCTTCAGGTATCTACCAGGGACTATGATGATACAACGACTTCTGATATTCTTGTTCGCCGAGATTGAATTGAAGGCAGTCCCTATGACTACCTCCGCTGCCCAATTCCGTCAGAAGCGGCGCGCTTATGCGGAGAAGTTCATGCGAGACACTGCTCCGGCCAAGTATCATGACCTCTTGATTCCGGACTTCGAAATCGGCTGCAAGAGACGGATCTATGATTCTGGATACTTGGCATGTCTTCACTCTAAGAATCTGACTCTGACTAACGAGCGAGCTCTGAAAATTGTCGAAAACGGAGTCGAGACAGACCGTGGATTTATCGAAGCCGATGTTATCGTGCTGGCTAATGGCTTCTCTACCAACACCTTCCTTGAAGGAGTCGAGGTTGTTGGGCGAGATAAAACGTTGACTCAGCATTGGGAGTCGTTTGGTGGAGCCGAAGCCTATAACTGCTCTGCTATGAGTGGTTTCCCAAACTTCTTCATGCTTCTAG GCCCCAATGCAACAACAGGTCACACTTCGGCTATCATGGCCATCGAGAACAGTGTCAACTTTGCATTACGTATCCTGAAGCCTGTCCTTGGGAGCCCCAATGGAGTCGTTGAGCTTGACCGAGATGCTGAAGAGCGTTATGTCAATCGCATCCAGGATGATCTGTCAAAGACCGTTTGGAATTCGGGTTGTCAAAGCTGGTATATCCAACCCCATTCTGAGAACAGCCGAGTTTGGAATGCCATGGTTTATCCATATTCACAGGGATATCTATGGTATAGAAGCCTGTTTCCTGTTTGGCGCGACTGGAAGATCACT GGTCGTACCAGCAAATGGAAATCTGTGCTTCGGTTCTTGTTGAAGACCTTATTAGTTCTTGCAGGTGG TATCCGCCTACTTCGGCTACTGCCGCATCAGGATCAGTATGCACCTATAAACTGTCAACTATTCCACTGCACCCTAGAGAGCTCAGGAGGTATTCGCCCATACGAAGCTCTGTCATACGTTTGGGGATCAGACCATAAGCCTGAGTCTATTTCACTAGACGGCTGCAGGCTTCCCATTGGGGAAAGTCTCTTTGCTGCGCTATTGCATCTTCGAGATCGCTCTATTGAACGAATTCTATGGATAGATGCTATATGCATCAATCAAGAGGAtacaaaagaaaaaggacaTCAAGTCCAATCTATGGCCAAGATCTATGCCACGGCGACTCGTGTGATAGTTTGGCTTGGAAATGCAACACCCGACATCAATCAGTCGCTCGAAGTGATACGCAATGCAGGCTTTACGGCAAAGCAGCCTAAAATTACCAAACTGAATGAAAATGCAATCCTTGTAATAGTCAAAGCACCTTGGTTTCAACGTATCTGG GTACTCCAGGAGGCTGCCGCAGCTCGGCATATAGTGGTCAAATGCGGTCAAGCTGAGATTGATGGCTATGCGTTCTTTGCAGGCCTAGGTGTCTTGGAACTGCCCCATAAAGACTATACAGGCCTGCGGCCTCTGGCCTTAACGGTAGCTTACCTGGCTAAGGGCGCGGCCTTCCGGTCGAGATGTGCAACTAGTCAGACAGGTAGATTTTGTCTTGACATATGTCCACTTGCTCAGCTAGTGGACATGTTTCACGCTCGCCAAGCCAGCGATCGCCGCGATAAGATTTATGCCTTACTTGGTATGGCCTCTGATGACCCCGGTAGTTCGGGCTTGTTGGTTGATTATGATATCTCATGGGCAAAGCTGTTCAGCcaactcatcaacttcatcctgAAAGGGGTATCCGTCGAAACTTGGGATGGATATCCGATAGCAGTCATCAGGAGCAAAGGCTGCGTTCTAGGCCTAGTGTCTTCAGTCAACACTGATATTGTTCGAGCAGACAAACAGCGGCTGGAAATTACTTGGAACAGCCCATCTGAATCTGAATGGAAGCTCTCCTACTGGACCTTGGAGGTCTCAGCAGAACCAGTGAAGGAAGGTGATGTCGTCTGTCTTCTACAAGGGGCGATGTTGCCTACCATTATCCGGATGCACCACGATTACTGGAACATCATAGTAATTGCAGCTGCTTTTCCAGAATACCTACAGGCTCCAATGAGCGATAAAGAGCCTGAGATTCCCCGACTGTCAGCAACCTTACCCCATGACTTTCTACTTGTCTGGGACTGGGATATGAGTCTAGACGAGtcctggagaagaagtgagTACGAGGACTTGATGGGACACCTGGCACCAAAAGCTACGAAAGCTGGATTACAGACTGATTGCGAGAAGATCGCCAGGCTCTGGAATAGCGGAGTGGCAATGCGagttattaaaaggctaagggGGGAAGAGAATATCCAGAAGGCGCTAATCGATCTTGAGATG GGGGTGATATGGAGGAACTGCAACGAATATTAG
- a CDS encoding related to long chain fatty alcohol oxidase: MTERTAVGLPTGPSSGPLTDAQWQVMMAIMDTIIAPCPESAIPAGQKSALLSNCDDSTLKAFLDEKPSNMPLFQEILKRLLANLHADKLSAIGTVCSLLGNRAAVLPLTGYFTLFCDLSPQDRTLVLNSWQTSSLATFRVLFKQLSIIAKHVYLRSSTLFNEVVGFPSTPTGWHPVESYPFEFMQFNDAETHVKLETDVVIVGSGCGAGVVARTMAMAGHRVLVVDKGQHFETSSLPLDQSAGYFHLFEGGGLVSSEDGSISTLAGSCFGGGGTVNWSACLQPQNIVRDEWADQRGLSFFKSAKFQEHLDSVCERMGVSNEPINHNHGNNVLLEGGRRLGYSAKQVPQNTGHSEHLDGYCSMGCWKGQKNGPVNGWLPDAARCGAKFISGFCVNRVLFKKRGGKNVAFGVTGTWRPRDGSDTSARTVTINAKRVVISAGSLCSPIILKNSGLKNKHIGRNLHLHPTSFVSAIFEQETRPWEGGILTSVVSSFDNVDGHGHGVRLERPAMLPSMCLTWCNWTSGADYKATISKYRHMEAYIAITRDRDSGHVTADPINGTPRLVYTPSKFDASNNMKGMLGLAKILYVQGALEIHPILPGLEPFMREPESLKNGVDSSSGVTDAKFSQWLKKMEAHGNKTPDTPYGSAHQMGTCRMSTKESDGVVDEFGRVWGCENLVVADASVFPSASGVNPMITTMAISEHIALAMADELARDTQERPRL; this comes from the exons ATGACTGAACGTACGGCAGTTGGACTTCCTACAGGGCCCAGTTCAGGGCCTCTCACAGACGCACAATGGCAGGTTATGATGGCTATTATGGACACTATCATTGCTCCTTGCCCCGAGAGCGCGATCCCTGCTGGCCAGAAGAGTGCTCTGCTTAGCAACTGCGACGACTCAACTCTCAAGGCTTTTCTTGATGAAAAGCCTTCCAATATGCCACTGTTCCAGGAAATCTTGAAGAGACTGTTGGCCAATCTGCATGCTGATAAACTGTCTGCGATTGGCACAGTATGCTCACTTCTCGG GAATCGAGCTGCTGTCCTCCCCCTTACTGGTTACTTCACATTATTCTGTGACCTGTCTCCCCAAGACCGAACATTAGTACTCAACTCTTGGCAAACAAGCTCTCTAGCTACCTTTCGCGTCCTCTTCAAACAACTCTCAATCATCGCAAAGCATGTTTATCTCCGATCAAGTACGCTTTTCAATGAAGTCGTTGGCTTTCCATCCACTCCTACTGGATGGCACCCGGTCGAATCATACCCCTTTGAGTTCATGCAGTTCAACGACGCAGAAACCCATGTCAAACTAGAAACTGATGTTGTAATTGTGGGCTCTGGCTGTGGTGCAGGAGTCGTCGCAAGGACTATGGCCATGGCAGGCCACCGCGTTTTGGTGGTGGATAAAGGACAACATTTCGAAACCTCATCGCTGCCCCTCGACCAAAGCGCAGGATACTTCCACCTTTTCGAGGGGGGAGGTCTAGTATCCTCTGAAGACGGGTCTATCTCTACACTTGCAGGGTCATGCTTTGGCGGAGGCGGAACGGTCAACTGGAGCGCGTGCTTACAGCCTCAGAACATAGTCCGTGATGAGTGGGCAGACCAAAGAGgtctcagcttcttcaaatCAGCCAAGTTCCAAGAACATCTCGACTCGGTCTGTGAGCGTATGGGCGTTAGCAATGAGCCGATCAATCATAACCACGGAAATAATGTTTTGCTGGAGGGTGGCCGTAGACTCGGGTACAGTGCTAAGCAGGTGCCCCAGAACACAGGCCATAGCGAGCATCTGGATGGATATTGTTCCATGGGTTGTTGGAAGGGCCAGAAGAATGGGCCTGTCAATGGTTGGCTACCAGATGCCGCCAGGTGCGGGGCCAAATTCATATCTGGCTTTTGCGTCAACAGGGTCCTTTTTAAGAAGCGTGGTGGTAAGAATGTCGCCTTTGGTGTGACTGGAACCTGGAGACCAAGAGACGGCTCGGATACGTCAGCTAGAACGGTAACGATCAACGCCAAGAGAGTCGTGATTTCAGCTGGGAGTCTGTGCAGTCCTATCATCTTGAAGAATAGTGGACTCAAG AACAAGCATATTGGACGCAATCTCCATCTACACCCAACGTCATTCGTGTCAGCAATCTTCGAACAGGAGACACGGCCATGGGAAG GCGGAATTCTCACCTCCGTGGTTTCCAGCTTCGATAATGTCGACGGACATGGCCATGGCGTGAGACTCGAGCGCCCTGCAATGCTG CCTTCTATGTGTCTTACATGGTGCAATTGGACATCAGGAGCTGACTACAAAGCCACAATATCAAAGTACAGGCACATGGAAGCATACATCGCTATCACTCGAGATCGTGACAGCGGCCACGTCACGGCAGATCCTATAAATGGCACACCTCGACTGGTCTACACTCCCTCCAAGTTCGATGCCAGCAACAACATGAAGGGCATGCTTGGCTTGGCAAAGATTCTCTATGTACAAGGTGCCTTGGagatccatcccatcctTCCTGGTCTTGAGCCATTTATGCGTGAGCCAGAGAGTCTGAAAAATGGTGTCGATAGCTCTTCAGGAGTCACAGATGCGAAATTTTCACaatggctgaagaagatggaagctCATGGGAACAAGACACCGGATACACCTTATGGATCCGCTCACCAGATGGGCACGTGTCGAATGAGCACCAAGGAATCTGACGGTGTTGTGGACGAGTTTGGAAGGGTCTGGGGCTGTGAGAACCTGGTTGTTGCGGATGCGAGTGTCTTTCCAAGTGCGAGTGGTGTGAATCCTATGATCACAACCATGGCGATCTCCGAACACATTGCCTTGGCAATGGCTGACGAGTTGGCTCGGGATACCCAGGAGCGCCCTAGGTTGTAG
- a CDS encoding probable rAsp f 9 allergen, giving the protein MYFSAWSKIALAGLFASAAAQTYSECNPMKKTCDPNKGLASSSYSVDFTKGADDDNWEGTGHGTVKYTSDGAEFTVAKQGDSPTIQSKWYMFFGRMEVHLKAAPGTGIVSSVVLLSDVLDEVDWEWLGGKDTDVQTNYYGKGNDAADTRSATFAVTAAQEEFHNYTIHWTKDSCEWYINGVAVRTLKYADALGGENYPQTPMRVKLGIWAGGDPDNAEGTIEWAGGETDYSAGPYTMTVQKITIENLNPAESYTYSDETGSYKSIEFDEKDSGSDDDDSSSTASETASKTSSKASSKTSSESTFTTKTATETDSDSSTTASSDDSSETESSDFKNNKAETTSAGATSSESSAAATPSTTDGSTNSAAGSWPKMWFALGSTFAAMLMM; this is encoded by the exons ATGTATTTCTCCGCGTGGTCCAAGATCGCCCTTGCGGGTCTTTTTGCTTCAGCTGCTGCTCAGACCTACAGCGAGTGCAACCCTATGAAGAAGA CATGCGATCCTAACAAAggtcttgcttcttcttcatactCGGTCGACTTCACGAAGggtgctgatgatgacaattGGGAGGGAACTGGCCATGGCACTGTCAAGTATACTTCTGATGGTGCCGAGTTCACTGTCGCTAAGCAGGGCGATTCACCTACCATTCAGAGCAAGTGGTACATGTTCTTTGGCCGCATGGAGGTTCACCTGAAGGCTGCGCCCGGAACTGGTATCGTCTCATCTGTCGTGCTTCTTTCTGATGTTCTCGACGAGGTTGACTGGGAGTGGCTTGGAGGAAAGGACACGGACGTTCAGACCAACTACTACGGCAAAGGAAATGACGCAGCTGATACTCGAAGCGCCACTTTCGCAGTCACCGCGGCCCAAGAGGAGTTCCACAACTATACCATTCACTGGACCAAGGATTCTTGCGAGTGGTACATCAACGGCGTCGCTGTCCGCACGCTCAAGTATGCTGATGCCCTTGGAGGAGAGAACTACCCTCAGACTCCCATGCGCGTCAAGCTGGGCATCTGGGCTGGTGGCGATCCTGACAATGCTGAGGGAACTATCGAATGGGCTGGCGGAGAGACTGATTACAGTGCGGGTCCTTACACCATGACTGTTCAGAAGATTACGATTGAGAACCTCAACCCTGCTGAGAGCTACACTTACAGCGATGAGACAGGCTCATACAAGAGCATCGAgtttgatgagaaggacagTGGcagtgacgatgacgactcCTCATCAACTGCCTCCGAAACCGCCTCAAAGACCTCATCTAAGGCTTCTTCCAAGACATCTTCCGAGTCAACTttcaccaccaagactgcTACCGAGACTGACTCCGactcctcaacaacagctTCGTCCGACGATTCTAGCGAGACTGAGAGTTCCgacttcaagaacaacaaggcAGAGACAACCAGTGCTGGTGCAACTTCATCCGAGAGCAGTGCTGCAGCTACGCCTTCGACTACTGATGGTTCAACAAACAGCGCTGCTGGAAGCTGGCCCAAGATGTGGTTTGCCCTTGGGTCGACTTTTGCTGCTATGCTCATGATGTAA
- a CDS encoding related to antifungal protein, protein MQFSAITLLLVAAVGVAATPIDSPVMALDARGNLEKRLDYKGTCTKSSNTCRYKGPNGRTAFKKCGTFANQKDGAPCVWQSDKGVGGKITCK, encoded by the exons ATGCAGTTCTCCGCCATCACTCTGTTGCTCGTTGCCGCCGTGGGCGTAGCAGCTACTCCCATTGACTCTCCAGTCATGGCGCTTGATGCGAGAGGCAACTTGGAGAAACGTCTCGATTATAAGGGG ACATGCACCAAGTCCAGCAACACATGTAGATACAAGGGCCCGAATGGCAGGACCGCGTTCAAGAAGTGCGGCACCTTCGCCAACCAGAAG GATGGAGCTCCTTGCGTGTGGCAGAGCGACAAAGGCGTTGGCGGTAAGATCACCTGCAAATAG
- a CDS encoding related to transcription activator protein acu-15, whose protein sequence is MSEQQSRQRRRKVTLACDPCRERKSRCDGIKPICSTCRRRALGIEQCVYRAGNARTECSDDYTRALHDRIRDLERQLQQASALNGPIPDPHPDGSSNRRTWPENIPDTESQAELDALVMGISHTQLLTPLSSTTTESIENSSHARRVTAMGTTTSEEDIGHHRDTREGFYGSSSAASFLKETCGTAIPTSNDRPNPQTCPSQSAHLFGDVDKFALPPRRLADHLVEKYFEGIYWIYPVFDKQAFEHGYNSLWLPSGQTAYPEEYRNLGLGEDATTVAFFSSLNAIFALGCIFSNLSTAAKTKAYEVFFSRAKDKVNLELLDINDLSVVQTLVLVALVLQGTSFPDRCWNTTGLACRVAQGLGLHSLPPYNQQESRVQRIRRRTWHGCIVLDTLVSMTFGRPTMITSISSLSLPDRTIFNLPNTDDNEDIKLQFQIETVRLSIILDSMLSKVYRPWQCKVPHDDHGAGSQTDMSSQSMDVFAELQGKLRAFELGLPNFLSWHESRARDTIPPHEATVLAIQRNVLQSRFTYLQVMLYRPILSQLLALNTSQDASDDLHSSFKHDGARACVRSSIQLISLVHETFRTETAEAWWWNSLYACTASLVLMTCRLCPSLWATLDQASVIDASNKCHSVLEVISSFSLSIRKSFNLLAKMHQTITGRQQAEDQSTAYSQDQRHGLLDTLLEGDLSLQSALTTCFPLDPDAIVFPYWEAANLGG, encoded by the exons ATGTCAGAGCAACAATCGCGTCAACGTCGCCGCAAAGTGACATTGGCATGTGACCCTTGTCGGGAACGCAAGTCTCGCTGCGACGGGATCAAGCCGATCTGCTCCACCTGTCGAAGGCGGGCACTGGGGATCGAACAGTGCGTCTACAGGGCTGGGAATGCCCGTACAGAATGCAGCGATGA TTACACAAGAGCTCTACACGATCGGATTCGCGACCTGGAACGTCAGCTACAACAAGCTTCAGCATTGAATGGTCCAATCCCGGACCCTCATCCAGATGGATCCAGTAATAGACGGACATGGCCAGAAAACATACCGGACACGGAGAGCCAAGCTGAGCTGGATGCTCTCGTCATGGGCATATCTCATACCCAACTACTCACTCCATTGTCTTCTACAACAACTGAAAGTATTGAGAATTCAAGCCATGCAAGACGCGTCACTGCCATGGGCACAACCACGTCCGAAGAGGACATTGGACATCACCGTGACACACGCGAAGGTTTCTAcggttcttcttcagcagcctcatTCTTAAAAGAGACTTGTGGAACTGCGATACCTACCTCAAATGATCGCCCAAACCCTCAAACTTGTCCTTCACAGTCTGCACATCTCTTTGGCGATGTCGACAAGTTTGCTCTTCCCCCACGCCGCCTCGCAGATCACCTCGTGGAGAAATATTTTGAGGGCATATACTGGATTTATCCCGTATTTGACAAACAAGCTTTTGAGCATGGCTACAACTCGCTCTGGTTACCTAGCGGACAGACTGCATATCCAGAAGAGTATCGAAACCTAGGATTGGGTGAAGACGCCACCACTGttgcctttttctcttccttgaaCGCCATCTTCGCGTTGGGGTGCATTTTCTCAAACCTCTCTACGGCAGCCAAGACAAAGGCTTATGAAGTCTTCTTTAGCCGAGCCAAGGACAAAGTAAACCTTGAACTTCTAGACATAAATGATCTAAGCGTTGTGCAAACTCTTGTGCTGGTTGCTTTAGTCTTGCAAGGTACTTCATTTCCAGATCGCTGCTGGAACACTACCGGTTTGGCTTGTCGAGTGGCACAGGGTTTGGGCCTGCACAGCTTGCCACCGTATAATCAGCAAGAGTCGCGAGTACAGCGCATCAGACGACGGACATGGCACGGCTGTATTGTGCTAGATAC GCTGGTGAGCATGACTTTCGGTCGGCCCACGATGATCACCAGTATCTCCAGTCTTTCTTTGCCAGACAGGACCATTTTCAACCTTCCGAATACCGATGATAACGAGGATATTAAACTACAGTTCCAAATAGAAACTGTCCGTCTAAGTATCATCCTAGATAGCATGTTATCAAAAGTATACAGGCCTTGGCAATGCAAGGTGCCTCACGACGATCATGGTGCTGGTTCTCAGACAGATATGAGTAGTCAGAGTATGGACGTCTTTGCTGAGCTACAAGGAAAGCTTCGGGCCTTCGAGCTTGGCCTCCCAAACTTTCTCTCCTGGCATGAATCTAGGGCTAGAGATACAATCCCGCCACACGAGGCTACAGTTCTCGCGATTCAGAGAAACGTGTTACAGTCACG GTTTACGTATCTACAGGTCATGCTGTACCGCCCAATCCTAAGTCAGCTCCTAGCTCTGAACACCTCTCAGGATGCTAGTGACGATTTACACTCATCTTTCAAGCATGATGGCGCCAGAGCATGTGTACGCTCTTCGATACAGCTCATCAGCTTAGTTCACGAAACCTTTCGCACAGAAACTGCTGAAGCATGGTGGTGGAATAGCCTAT ATGCTTGTACGGCCAGCCTGGTTCTTATGACATGTCGTCTCTGTCCCTCCTTATGGGCTACACTGGATCAGGCGAGCGTGATTGATGCGTCGAACAAATGCCACTCTGTCTTGGAGGTCATTTCGTCGTTCAGCTTGTCCATTCGCAAGTCCTTTAACCTACTTGCCAAGATGCACCAAACAATAACAGGAAGGCAACAAG CGGAGGACCAATCGACCGCATACTCGCAAGACCAAAGACATGGGCTGCTAGATACACTCTTGGAAGGTGATTTATCTCTCCAGAGCGCTTTGACAACATGTTTTCCTCTTGATCCCGATGCGATAGTCTTTCCATATTGGGAAGCAGCAAACTTAGGAGGATAG